Part of the Pseudodesulfovibrio mercurii genome is shown below.
CGCCGAGCGCAAGATCGTGGACGGGGTGACCGTGTTCCCGGCCCGCCGCGCGGGCAAGCTCGTGGGCGTGGCCTTCGAGACCTTCGCCCCCGGCTACTCCGGGGACGTCGGGGTCATGGTCGGCTTCGACGTGGACGCGGACCGGCTCATCGGCATCGGCGTCACCACCCAGACCGAGACCCCGGGCGTGGGCACGCGCATCATGAAGCCCGCCTTCCTCAAGCAGTTCAAGGGCCACAAGCTCGACTCCATGGCCCTGAGCTCCAAGGACGGCGACATCGACGCCGTGGCCGGGGCGACCTATTCGTCCACCGGCGCGGTGGACGCGGTGCGCAAGGCCCTCGACCTGTACAAGGGCATCAAGCCGCAAATCGCCGACCTCTGGCCGGCGTCCTAAGGAGAGCGATACAATGAGTGCTTCCCTCAAGAAGGAATTCCTCAAGGGGTTGTGGGACGAGCTGCCGCCGTTCCGCGTGGTCCTCGGGCTGTGCCCGACCCTGGCCGTGACCTCCACGGCGGAGAACGGGTTCGGCATGGGCATG
Proteins encoded:
- the rnfG gene encoding RnfABCDGE type electron transport complex subunit G, producing MREIINMIVVLSLICAASGTLLVNLKRATKDKIEQQVLVNVQGPALMTVLAGCDNDPIAERKIVDGVTVFPARRAGKLVGVAFETFAPGYSGDVGVMVGFDVDADRLIGIGVTTQTETPGVGTRIMKPAFLKQFKGHKLDSMALSSKDGDIDAVAGATYSSTGAVDAVRKALDLYKGIKPQIADLWPAS